In Phragmites australis chromosome 24, lpPhrAust1.1, whole genome shotgun sequence, the following are encoded in one genomic region:
- the LOC133908068 gene encoding protein TIFY 11e-like, whose amino-acid sequence MATAAATSGGTGSAATTSRFAAACGALSRYVKAAERTRDRPAAPVRPLPLMPGADVGSAPDIDEETEAGPAPAPAAQLTIVYGARVLVFNDVPADKAAGLLQLAAARGTTGPSGTICGEQLSAADLPVTRKASLQRFMEKRKGRLATRAEPYRRPGARHDHLTLAL is encoded by the coding sequence ATGGCCACGGCGGCAGCAACTTCAGGAGGCACAGGCAGTGCTGCGACGACCAGCCGTTTCGCGGCGGCGTGCGGGGCGCTGAGCCGGTACGTCAAGGCGGCGGAGAGGACGCGCGACCGGCCCGCCGCGCCCGTGCGGCCCCTCCCACTCATGCCGGGCGCCGACGTCGGCTCGGCCCCCGACATCGACGAGGAGACCGAGGCGGGGCCGGCGCCCGCACCGGCCGCGCAGCTGACCATCGTCTACGGGGCGCGGGTGCTGGTTTTCAACGACGTCCCGGCGGACAAGGCAGCCGGCCTGCTGCAGCTGGCCGCGGCGCGAGGAACGACGGGGCCGAGCGGCACCATATGCGGCGAGCAGCTGTCGGCGGCCGACCTGCCGGTGACGAGGAAGGCGTCCCTGCAGCGGTTCATGGAGAAGCGGAAGGGCAGGCTCGCCACGCGCGCGGAGCCGTACCGCCGGCCGGGCGCGCGCCATGACCACCTGACACTTGCGCTGTGA
- the LOC133907437 gene encoding uncharacterized protein LOC133907437 isoform X2 — translation MGSIEPFNRLVRLAARAFYDNISMKGDNQPKTSRGDNRGMAVVVLDALTRRQWVREEDLAKALKLHSKQLRRILRFFEEEKLVTRDHRKESAKGAKVYNAAAAATSDGQPVTKEGEEKVKIHTHSYCCLDYAQICDVVRYRIHRMKKKLKDELDSRNTIQHYICPSCNKRYSAFDALQLVSYTDEYFHCETCNGELVAESDKLASEEMGDGDDNARKRRREKLKDMQQRIDEQLKPLVAQLDRVRNLPAPEFGSLQSWERANIGAFANGDPGAADSSRNSQGPYNGTPMPYIGETKVEVALGDGVQEDGAESGKNGTDKKVLPPWMISPGMNLTKEQRGETSSTSKLDEKSEANDDKKQDSKDEKSIQEEYIKAYYEALRKKQEEEDAKRRMQQEGETLVSDSQSERQMGKKYKREDEDEGIEWEEEQPAEETYKLADLNVEAQESGDDEEDIDWQEG, via the exons ATGGGCTCCATCGAGCCCTTCAACCG GCTGGTGAGGCTGGCGGCGCGCGCGTTCTACGACAACATCTCCATGAAGGGCGACAACCAGCCCAAGACCTCCCGCGGGGACAACCGCGGCATGGCCGTCGTCGTCCTCGACGCGCTCACCAG ACGCCAGTGGGTACGGGAGGAAGATTTGGCTAAagcgttgaaactccactcgaAGCAGCTGCGGCGCATTCTCCGGTTCTTCGAAGAAGAGAAGCTAGTCACGAGAGATCACCGGAAGGAG TCTGCAAAAGGAGCAAAAGTATAcaatgctgctgctgcagctacCAGTGATGGTCAACCAGTCACTaaggagggagaagagaaaGTAAAGATTCACACACATTCGTACTGTTGCCTGGATTATGCTCAG ATCTGTGATGTCGTAAGGTACCGGATACACCgcatgaagaaaaaattgaaggaTGAATTGGACAGCAGAAATACAATTCAACACTATATATGTCCTAGCTGTAATAAAAG GTACTCAGCCTTTGATGCACTACAACTGGTAAGCTACACGGATGAGTACTTCCATTGTGAAACTTGCAATGGTGAATTGGTTGCAGAGAGTGACAAGCTTGCTTCTGAGGAAATGGGAGATGGTGATGACAATGCAAGAAAGCGTAGGCGTGAGAAATTGAAGGATATGCAGCAAAGAATTGAT GAGCAATTGAAGCCATTGGTTGCACAACTTGATAGAGTGAGGAATCTGCCTGCGCCTGAATTTGGGAGCCTACAATCATGGGAAAGAGCAAATATTGGTGCTTTTGCAAATGGTGACCCTGGTGCAGCTGATTCATCTAGGAACTCACAAGGGCCGTATAATGGTACGCCAATGCCATACATTGGAGAGACAAAG GTTGAAGTTGCATTAGGTGATGGTGTACAAGAAGATGGTGCTGAATCTGGTAAAAATGGTACAGACAAGAAAGTCTTACCTCCATGGATGATCAGTCCAGGCATGAATCTTACTAAGGAACAAAGAGGAGAGACCAGTAGCACATCGAAACTAGATGAGAAATCAGAAGCCAATGATGACAAAAAACAGGACTCAAAAGATGAGAAGAGTATACAG gaGGAATACATAAAGGCTTATTACGAGGCCTTGAGGAAAAagcaggaagaggaagatgcAAAAAGGAGAATGCAGCAGGAAGGCGAGACTTTAGTCTCTGATTCTCAATCTGAACGCCAGATGGGCAAGAAATACAAAcgggaggatgaggatgagggtaTTGAATGGGAAGAGGAGCAACCTGCAG AGGAGACATACAAATTGGCAGATTTGAATGTGGAGGCCCAAGAATCtggcgatgatgaagaggataTTGACTGGCAAGAGGGTTAA
- the LOC133907437 gene encoding transcription initiation factor IIE subunit alpha isoform X1, translating to MGSIEPFNRLVRLAARAFYDNISMKGDNQPKTSRGDNRGMAVVVLDALTRRQWVREEDLAKALKLHSKQLRRILRFFEEEKLVTRDHRKESAKGAKVYNAAAAATSDGQPVTKEGEEKVKIHTHSYCCLDYAQICDVVRYRIHRMKKKLKDELDSRNTIQHYICPSCNKRYSAFDALQLVSYTDEYFHCETCNGELVAESDKLASEEMGDGDDNARKRRREKLKDMQQRIDEQLKPLVAQLDRVRNLPAPEFGSLQSWERANIGAFANGDPGAADSSRNSQGPYNGTPMPYIGETKVEVALGDGVQEDGAESGKNGTDKKVLPPWMISPGMNLTKEQRGETSSTSKLDEKSEANDDKKQDSKDEKSIQEEYIKAYYEALRKKQEEEDAKRRMQQEGETLVSDSQSERQMGKKYKREDEDEGIEWEEEQPAGNTEETYKLADLNVEAQESGDDEEDIDWQEG from the exons ATGGGCTCCATCGAGCCCTTCAACCG GCTGGTGAGGCTGGCGGCGCGCGCGTTCTACGACAACATCTCCATGAAGGGCGACAACCAGCCCAAGACCTCCCGCGGGGACAACCGCGGCATGGCCGTCGTCGTCCTCGACGCGCTCACCAG ACGCCAGTGGGTACGGGAGGAAGATTTGGCTAAagcgttgaaactccactcgaAGCAGCTGCGGCGCATTCTCCGGTTCTTCGAAGAAGAGAAGCTAGTCACGAGAGATCACCGGAAGGAG TCTGCAAAAGGAGCAAAAGTATAcaatgctgctgctgcagctacCAGTGATGGTCAACCAGTCACTaaggagggagaagagaaaGTAAAGATTCACACACATTCGTACTGTTGCCTGGATTATGCTCAG ATCTGTGATGTCGTAAGGTACCGGATACACCgcatgaagaaaaaattgaaggaTGAATTGGACAGCAGAAATACAATTCAACACTATATATGTCCTAGCTGTAATAAAAG GTACTCAGCCTTTGATGCACTACAACTGGTAAGCTACACGGATGAGTACTTCCATTGTGAAACTTGCAATGGTGAATTGGTTGCAGAGAGTGACAAGCTTGCTTCTGAGGAAATGGGAGATGGTGATGACAATGCAAGAAAGCGTAGGCGTGAGAAATTGAAGGATATGCAGCAAAGAATTGAT GAGCAATTGAAGCCATTGGTTGCACAACTTGATAGAGTGAGGAATCTGCCTGCGCCTGAATTTGGGAGCCTACAATCATGGGAAAGAGCAAATATTGGTGCTTTTGCAAATGGTGACCCTGGTGCAGCTGATTCATCTAGGAACTCACAAGGGCCGTATAATGGTACGCCAATGCCATACATTGGAGAGACAAAG GTTGAAGTTGCATTAGGTGATGGTGTACAAGAAGATGGTGCTGAATCTGGTAAAAATGGTACAGACAAGAAAGTCTTACCTCCATGGATGATCAGTCCAGGCATGAATCTTACTAAGGAACAAAGAGGAGAGACCAGTAGCACATCGAAACTAGATGAGAAATCAGAAGCCAATGATGACAAAAAACAGGACTCAAAAGATGAGAAGAGTATACAG gaGGAATACATAAAGGCTTATTACGAGGCCTTGAGGAAAAagcaggaagaggaagatgcAAAAAGGAGAATGCAGCAGGAAGGCGAGACTTTAGTCTCTGATTCTCAATCTGAACGCCAGATGGGCAAGAAATACAAAcgggaggatgaggatgagggtaTTGAATGGGAAGAGGAGCAACCTGCA GGAAATACAGAGGAGACATACAAATTGGCAGATTTGAATGTGGAGGCCCAAGAATCtggcgatgatgaagaggataTTGACTGGCAAGAGGGTTAA